The window ACTTGGTCAGGACGTAGAAGGCTCGTTCCCCCTCACGCGCGAGGTCCGTTACTGCGTAACCGCACTCCAGATACGTCCCCAGCACCGCCCGCAACGCGAGCCGCCAGGCCAGCCGCACGTCGTCGGGCAAAGGCTCGGCGTGGAGGGGCACCTCCGCGAGGAGGCGTGGGGAGGTGGCGTCCAGACGCGGCGAGGCCGGAACGTCGCCCTTCCCCTCCAGCACGACCTCTCCCTCCGGCCCCGGCGCGGGCCGCTCCACCTGGGGCTGGGTCAGGTCCCACTCCACCATGAGGCGGTCGGCAGGAAAGGCCGTCTCCCGCGCCTCTCCCAGCGCGTACCAGTCCGGGTGGTAGCTCACCGCCCGCGCTCCCAACTTCCCCAGGTTCAGGCGAGCATTGCGGGCGACGAGAGGATCAAAGGTCCACGTCATCCGCGTGAGGCCCTGCGCCAGCACCCGTTCCCGTTGCGCGTGCTTGAGCGCGACGGCGGCCCCGCTTCCGCGCCAGTCGGGGCGAACTGCCAGCAGGTGCGAGTGGTGCCACACCTCGCCGCCCCCGAGCGCTGGAAAGCCGTAGGCCAGGCCGAACGGCGTCTCCGGGTCATCCTCCGGATACGCGCCCAGCACCACCGCCCCCGTGTGCGCCCCGATACGGAACATGGTCGCGGGCAGCACCTCGCGGTCGGCGTATCCCCATGCCCCGACTTGCACGTCCTCCAGCCTACGCATTGCCCAGGGGTCCGTTACGTCCCGGACCACGAAGGCCCGCCCTCTCATCAAGTCCGCAGCTCCTCGTGCAGCTCGGCCCGGCTTGCCACGAAGTCGCGGTTCAGCGTCACCCCGATGCCGGGTCCGGCAGGCACCGGCATCAGCCCGTTCGTGGCCTCCAGCGCCTCGTTCACCACGTCCGTCTCCCAGTAGCGACTCGCAGAGCTGGTGTCGCCCGGCAGCGCGAAGTTCGGCAGCGTCGAGAGGTGGATGTTGTGCGCCCGGCCCACGCCACTTTCCAGCATGCCGCCGCACCACACCGGGGCACCGAAGCTGGCCGCCACGTCATGCACCCGCCGCGCCTCGGCATGCCCACCCACCCGCGCGACCTTCACATTGATGACCCGACCGGCTCCCAGCGCCAGCCCCTTGCGGGCGTCGGCGGCGCTCGCCACGCTCTCGTCCAAGCAGAGGGGCGTCCGCAATCGGCGCTGCAACTCGGCGTGATCCACC is drawn from Deinococcus terrestris and contains these coding sequences:
- a CDS encoding acyl-CoA acyltransferase, coding for MRGRAFVVRDVTDPWAMRRLEDVQVGAWGYADREVLPATMFRIGAHTGAVVLGAYPEDDPETPFGLAYGFPALGGGEVWHHSHLLAVRPDWRGSGAAVALKHAQRERVLAQGLTRMTWTFDPLVARNARLNLGKLGARAVSYHPDWYALGEARETAFPADRLMVEWDLTQPQVERPAPGPEGEVVLEGKGDVPASPRLDATSPRLLAEVPLHAEPLPDDVRLAWRLALRAVLGTYLECGYAVTDLAREGERAFYVLTK